One genomic segment of Ferrimonas sp. YFM includes these proteins:
- a CDS encoding trimeric intracellular cation channel family protein, which yields MTDFVYYADLFGTAVFAVSGALAAGRLRMDPFGVTVLAAVTAIGGGTVRDTILGATPVFWIHDTNYIWVVLLTALMVMLLVRCPRRLSGLWFQMADAFGLALFTVIGAQKALSFGASPLIAVMMGVMTGVVGGMIRDVLCREVPLVLRKEIYATASIVGGILYTISIQKGVEQVPAMLIAMGGALAIRVSAIYWRLSLPAFELNELPKE from the coding sequence GTGACCGATTTCGTCTACTACGCCGATCTCTTCGGCACCGCGGTCTTCGCCGTCTCCGGCGCCCTGGCCGCCGGCCGCCTGAGAATGGATCCTTTCGGGGTCACCGTCCTGGCGGCGGTGACCGCCATCGGCGGCGGTACCGTCCGCGACACCATACTGGGGGCGACCCCGGTTTTCTGGATCCACGACACCAACTACATCTGGGTGGTGTTGCTCACCGCCCTGATGGTGATGCTGCTGGTGCGCTGTCCGAGGCGCCTCTCCGGCCTCTGGTTCCAGATGGCGGACGCCTTCGGCCTGGCCCTGTTCACCGTCATCGGCGCCCAGAAGGCACTGAGCTTTGGCGCCTCACCGCTGATTGCCGTGATGATGGGGGTGATGACCGGCGTGGTAGGGGGGATGATCCGCGACGTCCTCTGCCGGGAAGTGCCTCTGGTGCTGAGAAAAGAGATCTACGCCACCGCTTCCATCGTGGGTGGTATTTTGTATACCATCTCTATTCAAAAGGGTGTGGAGCAGGTTCCGGCGATGCTGATCGCCATGGGCGGTGCCCTGGCCATCCGGGTCTCTGCCATCTACTGGCGACTCTCTCTGCCCGCATTCGAACTCAATGAGCTGCCCAAGGAGTAG
- a CDS encoding nuclear transport factor 2 family protein, with protein MPALILALVLALLLPSAAWAAGADIVPDEPDSTEPAEAAVPEAIRLSQEYILALTGRNYNSLNRFYSRETVFEDKTASKKVTGATDILTFLRRIHVYTLSYSFEPDHVFHSGSLVVMIGTYRYRSRGDLFGKPGKTIELTIPGVTTLELDMDEKQIKKHVDLLDYDAMRDQLSSQ; from the coding sequence GTGCCTGCGTTGATCCTCGCCCTTGTTCTTGCCTTGCTGCTGCCGTCCGCCGCCTGGGCCGCCGGTGCCGACATCGTGCCCGATGAGCCGGACAGCACAGAGCCGGCAGAAGCCGCCGTCCCCGAGGCGATTCGCTTGTCACAGGAGTACATCCTGGCCCTGACCGGCAGGAACTACAACAGCCTGAATCGCTTCTACAGCAGAGAGACGGTGTTCGAAGACAAGACCGCCAGCAAGAAGGTCACCGGCGCCACCGACATCCTCACCTTCCTGCGGCGCATCCATGTCTACACCCTGAGTTACAGTTTTGAACCGGACCACGTGTTCCACTCCGGCTCCCTGGTGGTGATGATCGGCACCTACCGCTACCGCAGCCGAGGGGATCTGTTTGGCAAACCGGGAAAGACCATCGAACTGACCATCCCCGGGGTCACCACCCTGGAGCTGGACATGGACGAGAAGCAGATTAAAAAACATGTGGATCTGCTGGACTATGACGCCATGCGGGATCAGCTGTCCAGCCAGTGA
- the tyrS gene encoding tyrosine--tRNA ligase, with protein MSELERALAEIRRGTEEILVEQELVEKLKLGKPLKVKLGADPTAPDIHLGHTVILNKLRQFQELGHEVIFLIGDFTGMVGDPSGKNSTRPPLTEAQVLANAETYKEQVFKILDPAKTRIEFNSRWLGDMGAGGMLKLAAKQTVARMLERDDFKKRYANGQSIAIHEFMYPLLQGWDSVALEADVELGGTDQKFNLLMGRELQKEEGQRPQTVITMPLLVGLDGVKKMSKSANNYIGVSDPASEMFGKIMSISDDLMWNYYELLSFRPLEEIEQLKADMAAGANPRDIKIALAKEIIARFHDDAAAEAAHQDFIQRFQKNAIPDEMPEVTLDAGAGIANLLKDANLVGSTSDAMRMIRQGAVKIDGEKVEDTKLVPAAGTAVYQVGKRKFARITLA; from the coding sequence ATGAGTGAGTTGGAACGGGCACTGGCAGAGATTCGCCGTGGTACCGAAGAGATCCTGGTAGAACAGGAACTGGTTGAGAAGCTGAAACTGGGCAAGCCCCTGAAGGTGAAGCTGGGCGCGGATCCCACGGCGCCGGATATCCACCTGGGTCATACCGTGATCCTGAACAAGCTGCGCCAGTTTCAGGAGCTGGGCCACGAAGTGATCTTCCTGATCGGTGATTTCACCGGCATGGTGGGCGATCCTTCAGGCAAGAACAGCACCCGTCCTCCGCTGACCGAAGCGCAGGTTCTGGCCAATGCCGAAACCTATAAAGAGCAGGTGTTTAAGATTCTGGATCCCGCCAAGACCCGCATCGAGTTCAACTCCCGCTGGCTGGGGGACATGGGGGCCGGAGGCATGCTCAAGCTGGCGGCCAAGCAGACCGTGGCCCGCATGCTCGAGCGTGATGACTTTAAGAAGCGCTACGCCAATGGCCAGTCCATCGCCATTCATGAGTTCATGTACCCTCTGCTGCAGGGCTGGGATTCTGTGGCCCTGGAGGCGGACGTGGAGCTGGGCGGTACCGACCAGAAGTTCAACCTGCTGATGGGCCGTGAGCTGCAGAAGGAGGAGGGTCAGCGCCCTCAGACGGTGATCACCATGCCACTGCTGGTGGGTCTGGATGGCGTCAAGAAGATGTCCAAGTCCGCCAACAACTACATCGGTGTGTCCGATCCGGCCAGTGAGATGTTCGGTAAGATCATGTCCATCTCCGATGACCTGATGTGGAACTACTACGAACTGCTCTCCTTCCGCCCCCTGGAGGAGATCGAGCAGCTCAAGGCCGACATGGCGGCCGGTGCCAACCCCCGTGACATCAAGATCGCCCTGGCCAAGGAGATCATCGCCCGTTTCCACGATGACGCGGCGGCGGAGGCGGCCCATCAGGACTTCATCCAGCGTTTCCAGAAAAACGCCATCCCGGATGAGATGCCTGAAGTGACCCTGGACGCCGGTGCCGGCATTGCCAACCTGCTGAAGGACGCCAACCTGGTGGGCTCCACCAGTGACGCCATGCGCATGATTCGTCAGGGTGCGGTGAAGATCGACGGTGAGAAGGTGGAGGACACCAAGTTGGTGCCTGCCGCCGGCACCGCGGTATACCAGGTGGGTAAGCGCAAGTTTGCCCGCATCACCCTGGCCTAA